The following are encoded together in the Drosophila biarmipes strain raj3 chromosome 3L, RU_DBia_V1.1, whole genome shotgun sequence genome:
- the LOC108028809 gene encoding seminase-like — MQGLLKCCVLAAALISVHILGQEIANHTINVDKLAKLVLPNEHDNRVIGGEVTTNSKLGGYLMALTYAGDFVCGGTLIHDLIVLTAAHCFLGRMTVSDWTVVGGISKLGQKGIRRKIKDFILSEKFKEEDMNMDVAVMLLKAPLRAKGIGKLSLCSATLKPGVQLTVSGWGMTVARGRGPQTLLRTVTVPIIHKNNCRAAYQPMAKITDSMICASVLGKKDACTYDSGGPLVYKKQVCGIVSFGIGCASKRYPGVYTDVIYVKPFITKSVRILLQKR, encoded by the exons ATGCAAGGTCTTCTGAAATGCTGCGTGCTGGCTGCAGCTCTAATTTCGGTTCACATTCTTGGACAGGAGATCGCCAATCACACTATCAATGTGGATAAGCTGGCCAAGTTGGTGCTTCCCAATGAACATGACAATCGCGTTATCGGCGGCGAAGTTACCACGAACTCTAAGTTGGGAGGATACCTTATGGCGTTGACATATGCCGGAGACTTTGTCTGCGGTGGCACTCTTATCCATGATCTAATTGTTCTGACAGCGGCCCACTGCTTTTTGGGCCGAATGACGGTTTCGGATTGGACTGTGGTTGGCGGTATTTCGAAGCTCGGTCAAAAAGGTATACGGCGCAAAATAAAGGACTTTATCTTATCTGAAAAGTTTAAAGAGGAAGATATGAATATGGATGTGGCCGTGATGCTGCTGAAAGCTCCTTTAAGGGCCAAGGGTATTGGAAAACTATCGTTGTGCTCGGCAACTCTTAAGCCAGGTGTTCAACTTACTGTTTCCGGATGGGGTATGACAGTTGCCAGAGGACGTGGACCACAGACATTACTACGTACAGTGACAGTGCCAATTATTCACAAGAATAACTGCCGTGCCGCCTATCAGCCAATGG CTAAAATAACGGACAGTATGATATGCGCCTCAGTATTAGGAAAAAAGGACGCCTGCACCTACGACTCAGGAGGACCATTGGTTTACAAAAAGCAGGTTTGTGGTATTGTGTCCTTTGGAATTGGATGTGCTAGCAAACGTTATCCCGGCGTGTACACGGATGTCATTTACGTTAAGCCCTTTATCACAAAGAGCGTAAGAATCTTGCTTCAAAAGCGCTGA
- the LOC108028808 gene encoding nardilysin isoform X2 codes for MCFKPRLGLHRIGKQVQKWLNRQQYTAISTAAVVVQYHDEPDKSEGDRKLYRALSLSNGLRAMLISDPYVEDPPIQRASSESMNSSIEHFHGRLAACAVLVGVGSFSEPRQYQGLAHFVEHMIFMGSEKFPVENEFDSFVTKSGGFSNAHTENEETCFYFEVDEAHLDRSMDLFMNLIKAPLMLPDAMNRERSAVQSEFEQTYMRDEVRRDQILASLASDEYPQGTFSWGNFKSLQEGIDDSMLHQELHRFCRNHYGSNRMIVAIQAQLSLDELEELLVRHCADIPKSQEDSVDFTKLNYQSAFREQFFKEVFLVQPVEDVCKVELTWVVPPMKNLYRSKPDYLISNLLGYEGVGSLCSYLRRRLWCISVVAGVSGSSFDSNSIYSLFNICIYLTDDGFDHLDEVLEATFAWIKLVINSDQLQASYKEVQQIANNNFRFQIELPSIDNVQSIVEGLSYLPSKDVLTGPRLYFQYDESDLELLRQHLNKFNFNIMISSYMSYEDNEYDQKEPWFGTQYKTIPMPSKWLTMWQEPATLKELHFPQPNQFVTTDFTLHWVEAGKPHVSRSPKALIRNELCELWFRQDNIFLLPDGYINLYFITPMVRESVKHYMLGVLYTYLVEFTIAEQLYPALEAGLTYGLYIGDKGLVMRVSGYNEKLPLLVEIILNVMRTIELDMDQVNSFKDLKKRQIYNALINGRTLNLDLRLSVLENQRFSMISKYEAIDPITLDDIKNFKDNFHKKMYIKGLMQGNFTEDQARELMQKILLTYNSERVENLSALDNNLLQIPLGSHYLKAKTLNEDDSNTIITNYYQIGPSDLKLECLMDLIELIVEEPFFNQLRTQEQLGYSLGIHQRIGAEYVEQRIEAFRSQMSELVSQMSDTEFNNVRETLISGKRLGDTSLDEEVMRNWSEIVTKEYFFNRLEMQIQTLNNLTKQDVLNFLYDYDQNNLRKLSVQVVGNHTSSSETTTQGNSQAVTRSGSVSDVLDDDQQDTGREQATTKPMADKIKIEFLGDDDPASIKDISNFKKSLYVYPLFNTNPNLAN; via the exons ATGTGTTTCAAGCCACGCCTTGGCCTACACAGAATTGGTAAACAAGTGCAAAAATGGTTAAATCGTCAGCAGTACACGGCTATAAGTACGGCCGCAGTTGTGGTCCAGTACCACGATGAGCCGGACAAATCGGAGGGCGACAGGAAGCTTTACCGTGCCTTGAGCCTATCGAATGGATTGCGCGCCATGCTCATATCAGATCCGTACGTTGAAGATCCGCCAATCCAACGGGCCTCCAGCGAAAGTATGAACTCTTCGATTGAACACTTTCATGGTAGATTAGCGGCATGTGCTGTTCTAGTTGGCGTGGGATCGTTTAGTGAACCGCGACAATACCAGGGACTAGCTCATTTTGTGGAACACATGATATTTATGGGATCGGAGAAATTTCCCGTTGAGAATGAATTTGACTCGTTTGTGACTAAAAGCGGAGGTTTCAGTAATGCGCATACTGAGAACGAGGAGACCTGCTTCTACTTTGAGGTGGATGAAGCCCACCTCGATAGGAGCATGGATCTTTTTATGAACTTGATAAAGGCTCCACTAATGCTTCCCGATGCCATGAATCGCGAACGCTCTGCAGTGCAGTCCGAATTTGAGCAGACTTATATGAGGGATGAGGTCCGACGAGATCAGATTTTGGCAAGCTTGGCGAGTGATGAGTACCCACAGGGTACTTTCAGCTGGGGTAACTTTAAGTCCCTTCAAGAGGGCATTGACGATAGCATGCTGCACCAGGAACTTCACAGGTTTTGCCGAAATCATTACGGTTCCAATCGAATGATAGTGGCAATCCAGGCTCAACTTTCCCTAGATGAGTTGGAGGAACTGCTAGTGCGGCATTGTGCAGACATACCTAAAAGCCAGGAGGACTCAGTGGACTTCACCAAGCTTAATTACCAATCAGCCTTTCGGGAACAGTTCTTTAAGGAAGTGTTTCTGGTTCAGCCGGTTGAAGATGTCTGCAAAGTGGAGTTAACTTGGGTTGTGCCTCCGATGAAGAACTTATACCGCAGCAAGCCGGATTATTTGATCTCAAACCTCCTTGGCTATGAGGGAGTTGGTAGTCTATGTTCCTATCTACGTCGGCGTCTTTGGTGCATTAGCGTGGTTGCTGGAGTTAGCGGAAGTAGTTTTGACTCTAACTCGATATACTCCCTGTtcaatatatgtatttatctTACTGACGATGGGTTTGACCACTTGGACGAGGTATTGGAAGCCACGTTCGCTTGGATCAAGCTTGTAATTAATAGCGATCAACTTCAGGCTTCCTATAAGGAAGTACAACAAATTGCCAACAATAATTTTCGATTTCAAATTGAACTTCCCTCTATTGATAATGTTCAAAGTATTGTTGAGGGCTTGAGTTACCTGCCATCAAAAGATGTCCTTACAGGACCTCGGCTTTACTTTCAATACGATGAGTCTGATCTAGAGCTTCTTAGACAGCATcttaataaattcaattttaatataatgaTCTCTTCATACATGTCATATGAAGATAATGAGTACGACCAGAAGGAACCATGGTTTGGTACCCAATACAAAACCATTCCTATGCCATCAAAGTGGCTTACAATGTGGCAAGAACCTGCAACATTAAAGGAATTGCACTTTCCACAACCGAATCAGTTTGTAACCACTGATTTCACACTCCATTGGGTAGAAGCAGGAAAGCCACATGTCTCGAGAAGTCCTAAAGCTCTGATCAGAAATGAGTTATGCGAGCTCTGGTTTCGGCAGGATAACATTTTTCTGCTTCCCGACGGATACATTAACCTATATTTTATAACTCCAATGGTTCGGGAAAGTGTTAAGCATTATATGCTCGGTGTTCTTTACACCTACTTAGTAGAATTCACAATAGCCGAACAATTATACCCAGCCTTAGAGGCAGGACTAACGTATGGTCTTTACATAGGTGATAAAGGATTGGTTATGCGGGTGAGTGGCTACAATGAAAAGCTTCCTCTCTTGGTGGAAATAATACTTAACGTGATGCGAACCATAGAACTGGATATGGATCAGGTGAATTCATTTAAGGACCTCAAAAAGCGGCAAATTTAtaatgctctaataaatggACGAACTCTAAATCTTGACCTGCGTCTTAGCGTATTGGAAAATCAGCGTTTCAGTATGATTTCAAAATACGAGGCCATTGATCCAATAACCTTAGACgacattaaaaactttaaagataattttcataaaaaaatgtatataaaggGCTTAATGCAAGGGAATTTCACCGAAGATCAAGCCAGGGAGCTAATGCAAAAAATTCTTCTCACATATAACAGCGAAAGAGTTGAGAATCTATCGGCATTGGACAACAACCTACTTCAAATACCTCTGGGATCACATTATTTGAAAGCCAAAACACTGAACGAGGACGACTCTAATACCATTATAACAAACTACTATCAAATAGGACCGAGCGATCTTAAATTGGAATGTTTAATGGATCTTATAGAGTTGATTGTAGAGGAGCCGTTCTTTAATCAATTGAGGACTCAAGAGCAGTTGGGCTACAGCTTGGGCATACATCAACGAATTGG GGCTGAATATGTTGAGCAACGGATTGAGGCGTTTAGGTCTCAAATGTCTGAGCTAGTCTCGCAGATGAGTGATACGGAGTTTAACAATGTGCGAGAGACTCTAATCAGTGGAAAAAGACTGGGAGACACGAGTTTGGATGAGGAAGTAATGCGGAATTGGAGTGAAATAGTCACCAAGGAATACTTCTTCAACCGTCTGGAAATGCAAATACAAACGCTGAACAACTTAACGAAGCAGGATGTTTTGAATTTCTTGTATGACTATGACCAgaataatttaagaaaacttTCGGTCCAAGTTGTGGGAAATCATACCTCATCCTcagaaacaacaacacaaGGTAATTCTCAAGCAGTCACTCGTTCAGGATCTGTATCAGACGTACTAGATGATGATCAACAAGATACGGGAAGAGAACAAGCTACTACTAAGCCAATGGCCGACAAAATCAAGATTGAGTTTTTGGGTGATGATGACCCCGCAAGTATAAAGGATATTTCGAACTTTAAAAAATCCCTCTATGTCTACCCACTGTTCAATACAAATCCAAACCTTGCGAACtaa
- the LOC108028808 gene encoding nardilysin isoform X1: protein MCFKPRLGLHRIGKQVQKWLNRQQYTAISTAAVVVQYHDEPDKSEGDRKLYRALSLSNGLRAMLISDPYVEDPPIQRASSESMNSSIEHFHGRLAACAVLVGVGSFSEPRQYQGLAHFVEHMIFMGSEKFPVENEFDSFVTKSGGFSNAHTENEETCFYFEVDEAHLDRSMDLFMNLIKAPLMLPDAMNRERSAVQSEFEQTYMRDEVRRDQILASLASDEYPQGTFSWGNFKSLQEGIDDSMLHQELHRFCRNHYGSNRMIVAIQAQLSLDELEELLVRHCADIPKSQEDSVDFTKLNYQSAFREQFFKEVFLVQPVEDVCKVELTWVVPPMKNLYRSKPDYLISNLLGYEGVGSLCSYLRRRLWCISVVAGVSGSSFDSNSIYSLFNICIYLTDDGFDHLDEVLEATFAWIKLVINSDQLQASYKEVQQIANNNFRFQIELPSIDNVQSIVEGLSYLPSKDVLTGPRLYFQYDESDLELLRQHLNKFNFNIMISSYMSYEDNEYDQKEPWFGTQYKTIPMPSKWLTMWQEPATLKELHFPQPNQFVTTDFTLHWVEAGKPHVSRSPKALIRNELCELWFRQDNIFLLPDGYINLYFITPMVRESVKHYMLGVLYTYLVEFTIAEQLYPALEAGLTYGLYIGDKGLVMRVSGYNEKLPLLVEIILNVMRTIELDMDQVNSFKDLKKRQIYNALINGRTLNLDLRLSVLENQRFSMISKYEAIDPITLDDIKNFKDNFHKKMYIKGLMQGNFTEDQARELMQKILLTYNSERVENLSALDNNLLQIPLGSHYLKAKTLNEDDSNTIITNYYQIGPSDLKLECLMDLIELIVEEPFFNQLRTQEQLGYSLGIHQRIGYGIMAFVITINTQETKHRAEYVEQRIEAFRSQMSELVSQMSDTEFNNVRETLISGKRLGDTSLDEEVMRNWSEIVTKEYFFNRLEMQIQTLNNLTKQDVLNFLYDYDQNNLRKLSVQVVGNHTSSSETTTQGNSQAVTRSGSVSDVLDDDQQDTGREQATTKPMADKIKIEFLGDDDPASIKDISNFKKSLYVYPLFNTNPNLAN from the coding sequence ATGTGTTTCAAGCCACGCCTTGGCCTACACAGAATTGGTAAACAAGTGCAAAAATGGTTAAATCGTCAGCAGTACACGGCTATAAGTACGGCCGCAGTTGTGGTCCAGTACCACGATGAGCCGGACAAATCGGAGGGCGACAGGAAGCTTTACCGTGCCTTGAGCCTATCGAATGGATTGCGCGCCATGCTCATATCAGATCCGTACGTTGAAGATCCGCCAATCCAACGGGCCTCCAGCGAAAGTATGAACTCTTCGATTGAACACTTTCATGGTAGATTAGCGGCATGTGCTGTTCTAGTTGGCGTGGGATCGTTTAGTGAACCGCGACAATACCAGGGACTAGCTCATTTTGTGGAACACATGATATTTATGGGATCGGAGAAATTTCCCGTTGAGAATGAATTTGACTCGTTTGTGACTAAAAGCGGAGGTTTCAGTAATGCGCATACTGAGAACGAGGAGACCTGCTTCTACTTTGAGGTGGATGAAGCCCACCTCGATAGGAGCATGGATCTTTTTATGAACTTGATAAAGGCTCCACTAATGCTTCCCGATGCCATGAATCGCGAACGCTCTGCAGTGCAGTCCGAATTTGAGCAGACTTATATGAGGGATGAGGTCCGACGAGATCAGATTTTGGCAAGCTTGGCGAGTGATGAGTACCCACAGGGTACTTTCAGCTGGGGTAACTTTAAGTCCCTTCAAGAGGGCATTGACGATAGCATGCTGCACCAGGAACTTCACAGGTTTTGCCGAAATCATTACGGTTCCAATCGAATGATAGTGGCAATCCAGGCTCAACTTTCCCTAGATGAGTTGGAGGAACTGCTAGTGCGGCATTGTGCAGACATACCTAAAAGCCAGGAGGACTCAGTGGACTTCACCAAGCTTAATTACCAATCAGCCTTTCGGGAACAGTTCTTTAAGGAAGTGTTTCTGGTTCAGCCGGTTGAAGATGTCTGCAAAGTGGAGTTAACTTGGGTTGTGCCTCCGATGAAGAACTTATACCGCAGCAAGCCGGATTATTTGATCTCAAACCTCCTTGGCTATGAGGGAGTTGGTAGTCTATGTTCCTATCTACGTCGGCGTCTTTGGTGCATTAGCGTGGTTGCTGGAGTTAGCGGAAGTAGTTTTGACTCTAACTCGATATACTCCCTGTtcaatatatgtatttatctTACTGACGATGGGTTTGACCACTTGGACGAGGTATTGGAAGCCACGTTCGCTTGGATCAAGCTTGTAATTAATAGCGATCAACTTCAGGCTTCCTATAAGGAAGTACAACAAATTGCCAACAATAATTTTCGATTTCAAATTGAACTTCCCTCTATTGATAATGTTCAAAGTATTGTTGAGGGCTTGAGTTACCTGCCATCAAAAGATGTCCTTACAGGACCTCGGCTTTACTTTCAATACGATGAGTCTGATCTAGAGCTTCTTAGACAGCATcttaataaattcaattttaatataatgaTCTCTTCATACATGTCATATGAAGATAATGAGTACGACCAGAAGGAACCATGGTTTGGTACCCAATACAAAACCATTCCTATGCCATCAAAGTGGCTTACAATGTGGCAAGAACCTGCAACATTAAAGGAATTGCACTTTCCACAACCGAATCAGTTTGTAACCACTGATTTCACACTCCATTGGGTAGAAGCAGGAAAGCCACATGTCTCGAGAAGTCCTAAAGCTCTGATCAGAAATGAGTTATGCGAGCTCTGGTTTCGGCAGGATAACATTTTTCTGCTTCCCGACGGATACATTAACCTATATTTTATAACTCCAATGGTTCGGGAAAGTGTTAAGCATTATATGCTCGGTGTTCTTTACACCTACTTAGTAGAATTCACAATAGCCGAACAATTATACCCAGCCTTAGAGGCAGGACTAACGTATGGTCTTTACATAGGTGATAAAGGATTGGTTATGCGGGTGAGTGGCTACAATGAAAAGCTTCCTCTCTTGGTGGAAATAATACTTAACGTGATGCGAACCATAGAACTGGATATGGATCAGGTGAATTCATTTAAGGACCTCAAAAAGCGGCAAATTTAtaatgctctaataaatggACGAACTCTAAATCTTGACCTGCGTCTTAGCGTATTGGAAAATCAGCGTTTCAGTATGATTTCAAAATACGAGGCCATTGATCCAATAACCTTAGACgacattaaaaactttaaagataattttcataaaaaaatgtatataaaggGCTTAATGCAAGGGAATTTCACCGAAGATCAAGCCAGGGAGCTAATGCAAAAAATTCTTCTCACATATAACAGCGAAAGAGTTGAGAATCTATCGGCATTGGACAACAACCTACTTCAAATACCTCTGGGATCACATTATTTGAAAGCCAAAACACTGAACGAGGACGACTCTAATACCATTATAACAAACTACTATCAAATAGGACCGAGCGATCTTAAATTGGAATGTTTAATGGATCTTATAGAGTTGATTGTAGAGGAGCCGTTCTTTAATCAATTGAGGACTCAAGAGCAGTTGGGCTACAGCTTGGGCATACATCAACGAATTGGGTATGGTATCATGGCTTTTGTAATCACTATAAATACCCAAGAGACAAAACACAGGGCTGAATATGTTGAGCAACGGATTGAGGCGTTTAGGTCTCAAATGTCTGAGCTAGTCTCGCAGATGAGTGATACGGAGTTTAACAATGTGCGAGAGACTCTAATCAGTGGAAAAAGACTGGGAGACACGAGTTTGGATGAGGAAGTAATGCGGAATTGGAGTGAAATAGTCACCAAGGAATACTTCTTCAACCGTCTGGAAATGCAAATACAAACGCTGAACAACTTAACGAAGCAGGATGTTTTGAATTTCTTGTATGACTATGACCAgaataatttaagaaaacttTCGGTCCAAGTTGTGGGAAATCATACCTCATCCTcagaaacaacaacacaaGGTAATTCTCAAGCAGTCACTCGTTCAGGATCTGTATCAGACGTACTAGATGATGATCAACAAGATACGGGAAGAGAACAAGCTACTACTAAGCCAATGGCCGACAAAATCAAGATTGAGTTTTTGGGTGATGATGACCCCGCAAGTATAAAGGATATTTCGAACTTTAAAAAATCCCTCTATGTCTACCCACTGTTCAATACAAATCCAAACCTTGCGAACtaa
- the LOC108028163 gene encoding seminase: protein MARILVCCLLVGLLIWTDDIQALKTNLTIDWAKLAKILRRPALQTRVIGGHVTTIEKLGGYLVAMRYYNNFICGGTLIRDVIVLTAAHCFENRNIKEGWTVDGGISRLTDRGVRRGMKDIIKSAEFRMSTMNMDVAVVLLNRPMVGRNIGTLALCSTPLTTGKKLVVSGWGMTHPDNNGPDQLLRTVTVPVVEKRFCRDVYRLSAAITDSMFCAAVMGKKDACTYDSGGPLVYDRQVCGIVSFGIGCASRRYPGVYTDVHYVKPFIEKGIKSLLSRKSGRTKIKAPK, encoded by the exons ATGGCACGTATCCTCGTTTGTTGCCTGCTGGTTGGCTTACTGATTTGGACAGATGACATCCAAGCTCTAAAAACCAATCTCACGATTGACTGGGCAAAGTTGGCCAAGATACTACGGCGTCCTGCTCTCCAGACCCGTGTTATTGGTGGTCATGTGACCACTATTGAAAAGTTGGGCGGTTACCTTGTGGCAATGCGATATTATAACAATTTCATCTGCGGTGGCACTTTGATACGGGATGTCATTGTCCTGACGGCGGCCCACTGCTTCGAGAATCGAAATATTAAGGAAGGCTGGACCGTGGATGGTGGCATCTCGAGGCTCACCGATCGCGGAGTTCGCCGAGGGATGAAGGATATTATCAAGTCCGCCGAGTTCCGGATGTCTACGATGAACATGGATGTGGCCGTGGTGCTGCTGAACAGACCCATGGTGGGGAGAAACATCGGCACGCTAGCGTTGTGCTCGACGCCCTTGACTACTGGGAAAAAGCTGGTCGTTTCTGGATGGGGAATGACCCATCCGGATAACAATGGTCCGGATCAGCTGCTGCGAACTGTCACGGTGCCCGTGGTCGAAAAGAGGTTCTGCCGGGATGTGTATCGGCTTTCAG CTGCTATAACGGACAGCATGTTCTGCGCGGCAGTTATGGGAAAAAAGGATGCCTGCACCTACGACTCCGGAGGTCCTTTGGTTTACGACAGACAGGTCTGCGGTATCGTGTCGTTCGGAATCGGATGTGCCAGCAGACGATATCCTGGCGTCTATACGGATGTCCATTACGTGAAGCCCTTCATCGAAAAAGGTATTAAATCGTTATTATCGCGAAAGAGCGGTCGCACCAAAATAAAGGCCCCTAAATAA